The genomic segment GGTGATCATATCCGTGCCGTTCGACGACACAAGGGACTGGCATGAATTGGCGGCGATCTACGACCACGGGAAGATGTCGCTCTGGCTCGATGGGAAGCTCGTGGGGGAAGATAAGACGAAATGGGATGAATTAGGGTCTCACGGGCAGTCGGGGGCGATAGGGAACATGAGCCCCGGCGACACCGCTTTCGGCTTGGCAGGGGATTATTTCGTCGGCGCTATGGATGAATTTCGGATCTACTCCCGTGCCCCCCAGCCGAATGAGCTCAAACTGGACGTGTCGTCTAAGGATAAACTCGCTGTCCTATGGGGAGGATTGAAGGGTGTCCGGTGAATATATCGATGATCGATTCAGTTCTTGACATCGCTTCACATATCTAGTAAACTAAAATCAATCTCTAAGGGATAAAGCAACAAGCTTTCAAGGGGATAGCGATGACGAGGAGATATGTAGCTGTGTCGATTATCATCACAATCCTGCTGGCAGTGTTTGCGGTCGGATGTGAACGTCAAAGGGGCAGGAAAGTGACCAACTTCGAATACGGCAGTGATATGTTGATCGGCGGGAAAGCGTTCCAATCGATCGATTATCTCGAAAAGGCGCAGAAGGAGGAGCCGAACAACCCTCTCGTCTATGCCTACCTCGTGATAGCGTATCGAAGGGCTAAGGATACCTCCGCAGCGAAGGTGGCAGGTAAGGTGCAGGAGTTCGAGAGGAAGGAGAAGGAAACCTTCGAGAAGCTCCGGTCTATGGGCGAAGACGGGATGAAGGCGCTGTTGAAGGTGGCCTCAGGTCGAAACAGATTGATGACCGATGCGATCGATCTGCTTGTGGAGTATGGTGATCTGTCAATTGAGCCGATAATCGATTTTCTGACGGATGGCCACAACAGATCCAGGTATCCCGACCTGATGCCGTTCTTAAAGGAGGCTCTCGTCAGGATAGGCAATCCCGCATCTAACGCTTTATGCGCGGCTTTGAACAGATCTGACCTTCCTCCCGATGCTGAGAGGGACCTCGTGGAGGTGCTCGGCGAGATAGGGGATTCGAACGCCTCGTCGACGCTTGAGAAATGCGCCACCGCAACCGATCCCGTGGTTAAGATAGAGTCCGTCATCGCCCTGTACAGGATGGGAAAGAAGGAGTATGCCGATCAGATACTTAAAGCTCTGGATGATCCGCACGTCGAGGTGAGGAGAATCGCCTCTCATGCCCTTTCCCTGATCAATCACGTTCCCGAAAAGGTG from the Candidatus Poribacteria bacterium genome contains:
- a CDS encoding HEAT repeat domain-containing protein, producing the protein MTRRYVAVSIIITILLAVFAVGCERQRGRKVTNFEYGSDMLIGGKAFQSIDYLEKAQKEEPNNPLVYAYLVIAYRRAKDTSAAKVAGKVQEFERKEKETFEKLRSMGEDGMKALLKVASGRNRLMTDAIDLLVEYGDLSIEPIIDFLTDGHNRSRYPDLMPFLKEALVRIGNPASNALCAALNRSDLPPDAERDLVEVLGEIGDSNASSTLEKCATATDPVVKIESVIALYRMGKKEYADQILKALDDPHVEVRRIASHALSLINHVPEKVVARKLNDEDPVVRANIIKMLDRKPPKSLKDKLIKILSSDLSDDVQNAAAEALKGYGPSIAGELIDMLPKEKEWDVRLRIVEILETPEVAKGIDNDGEYKLYEAYQKEKKDIVKDRLAQLLDKL